A part of Paraburkholderia largidicola genomic DNA contains:
- a CDS encoding LysR family transcriptional regulator, with product MSFDERILNGMGVLTAIVESGSFAGASERLDMSQSGVSRSVARLEARLGIRLFDRTTRTVKLTDEGLRLYEQIVPLMDGLEEAAASAAGGATAVRGRLRVNVDPFFSKIVLSPRIGEFVARYPELDLDLITRDQLGDMVADGFDLAVRFGEPRPSTLVARRLLDTRIVTAASPGYLKKHGRPLKPSDLEREPHNCIQYRDPETGRPFVWEFHRPRKKVIIDARGRLTVNDVSTMHGACLAGHGIAQIMALGTQPLFDSGRLVDLFPDWPDERFPLYALYPSRRHPSAKVRAFLEFIVKITGSPLNDKPWY from the coding sequence ATGTCGTTCGACGAACGGATTCTCAACGGCATGGGCGTGCTGACGGCGATCGTCGAAAGCGGCAGCTTTGCGGGCGCAAGCGAACGGCTCGACATGTCGCAATCCGGCGTGAGCCGCTCGGTCGCGCGGCTCGAGGCGCGGCTCGGCATCCGCCTGTTCGATCGCACCACGCGCACCGTCAAACTCACCGACGAAGGCCTGCGCCTGTACGAGCAGATCGTGCCGCTCATGGACGGCCTCGAAGAAGCCGCCGCATCGGCGGCAGGCGGCGCGACCGCCGTGCGCGGACGGCTGCGCGTGAACGTCGATCCGTTCTTCTCGAAGATCGTGCTGAGCCCGCGCATCGGCGAATTCGTTGCGCGTTATCCGGAACTCGATCTCGACCTGATCACGCGCGATCAGCTCGGCGACATGGTCGCCGACGGCTTCGATCTCGCGGTGCGCTTTGGCGAGCCGCGCCCGTCGACGCTCGTCGCGCGCAGGCTGCTCGACACGCGCATCGTGACGGCCGCGTCCCCTGGTTATCTGAAGAAGCATGGCAGGCCACTCAAGCCGTCCGATCTCGAACGCGAGCCGCACAATTGCATCCAGTACCGCGATCCGGAAACGGGACGGCCGTTCGTGTGGGAATTTCACCGGCCGCGCAAAAAAGTCATCATCGACGCGCGCGGCCGCCTCACCGTCAACGACGTCTCGACGATGCACGGTGCATGTCTCGCTGGCCACGGGATCGCGCAGATCATGGCGCTCGGCACGCAGCCGCTGTTCGACAGCGGCCGGCTCGTCGATCTGTTTCCCGACTGGCCCGACGAGCGCTTTCCGCTCTACGCGCTCTACCCTTCGCGGCGTCATCCGTCCGCGAAGGTGCGCGCGTTTCTCGAGTTCATCGTCAAGATCACCGGCTCGCCGCTCAACGACAAGCCGTGGTACTGA
- a CDS encoding NmrA family NAD(P)-binding protein: MYAITGITGQVGGVVARTLLAQGKNVRAVVRSEEKGAPWAAQGCDVALAEMHDRDALRRAFEGAEGVFVLLPPVFDPSPDFSESRRNIAALRVALSEARPTRVVVLSTIGAQAAQPNLLNQLGIMEQELGTLPMPVVFLRAAWFFENFVWDVEPARETGVIPSFLQPLDKPVPMVATDDIGRVAAALLQDAWEGARVVELEGPRRVTPDEIAAAFADALDRPVRMQLVPRDEWESLFRAQGMKNPLPRMQMIDGFNEGWIEFEAPSAVVKGDVAVEVVIRRLVRG, from the coding sequence ATGTACGCAATTACGGGTATCACGGGTCAGGTGGGCGGTGTAGTCGCGAGGACGCTGCTGGCGCAGGGCAAGAACGTGCGCGCGGTGGTGCGCAGCGAGGAAAAGGGCGCGCCGTGGGCCGCGCAAGGCTGCGACGTGGCGCTTGCCGAGATGCATGATCGGGATGCGCTGCGTCGTGCGTTCGAGGGGGCGGAAGGCGTGTTCGTGCTGCTGCCGCCCGTGTTCGATCCGTCGCCGGATTTTTCGGAGTCGCGGAGGAATATTGCCGCGCTGCGGGTTGCGCTGAGCGAGGCGAGGCCTACGCGGGTGGTCGTGCTGTCGACGATTGGCGCGCAAGCCGCGCAGCCTAATCTGCTGAATCAGCTTGGCATCATGGAGCAGGAGTTGGGCACTCTGCCGATGCCTGTTGTGTTCTTGCGTGCTGCGTGGTTCTTTGAGAACTTCGTATGGGACGTTGAGCCGGCTCGTGAGACGGGTGTGATTCCGAGCTTTCTTCAACCGCTCGATAAGCCGGTGCCGATGGTGGCGACGGATGATATTGGGCGCGTTGCCGCGGCATTGCTTCAGGATGCCTGGGAGGGGGCGCGGGTTGTCGAGCTTGAAGGTCCGCGACGCGTTACGCCGGATGAGATTGCAGCTGCGTTTGCCGATGCACTGGATCGGCCGGTGCGGATGCAGCTTGTTCCGCGTGACGAGTGGGAGTCGTTGTTTCGGGCGCAAGGGATGAAGAATCCGCTGCCGCGTATGCAGATGATCGATGGGTTTAATGAAGGGTGGATCGAGTTTGAAGCGCCTTCGGCGGTGGTTAAAGGGGATGTTGCGGTTGAAGTGGTGATTCGACGGTTAGTGAGGGGATAG
- a CDS encoding FdhF/YdeP family oxidoreductase, producing the protein MDKTSTKPGRIEPYTGPAAGWGALKYVAINLVKEKVAGGKYKTLFRQNQPDGFDCPGCAWPDRQHASTFEFCENGVKAVAAEATSKRVTPAFFAEHTVDELMKQDDYTLEQHGRLTDPMVFDPLTDKYQPISWDAAYQLIAKHLKGLDSPHRAAFYTSGRASNEAAFLYQLFVRMYGTNNFPDCSNMCHEATSRGLPTTVGIGKGTVLLEDFEHADTLLIFGQNPATNHPRMLNELRDAAKRGATIVSINPLRERGLERFASPQHVADMLTSGVQIASTFVQPKIGGDFALIKGVAKRVLELDDLAVEQNAERVLDVAFIEEHTANFNAFAADLREQSWEALVEESGVPREDIENLARIYANGKRVISTWGMGITQHKHSVPTVHMLSNLMMMRGNIGRLGAGLCPVRGHSNVQGNRTVGIEEKPSDAFLDRLGKVFDFEPPRGHGYDVVETIEAMLEGHVKVFIGLGGNFSIATPDTPRTWDALRACDLTVHITTKLNRSHLVHGREALILPTLGRTEIDLQNGVAQGVTVEDSMSMVHVSYGMNTPASANLVSETRIVAQIAEATLGSAKADWLGYADDYAKIRDAIEWSVDGFYEYNKRIEQPGGFHLRVASRERDWKTGTGKANFVVHQIQRDTPIQRARKLHGERAMTLMTTRSHDQYNTTIYALDDRYRGVYNQRRVVFANAADIAMLGFKAGDWVDMETIWDDGIERRAERFMLVEYDIPRGCLGAYYPETNPLVPLNSVADVCNTPTSKSIPVLLWASDAPAARAA; encoded by the coding sequence ATGGACAAGACCAGCACCAAACCGGGCCGCATCGAACCGTACACCGGGCCTGCCGCTGGATGGGGCGCATTGAAGTACGTCGCGATCAATCTCGTCAAGGAGAAGGTCGCCGGGGGCAAGTACAAGACGCTTTTCAGGCAGAACCAGCCGGACGGCTTCGACTGCCCGGGCTGCGCATGGCCGGACCGCCAGCACGCGTCGACGTTCGAATTCTGCGAGAACGGCGTGAAGGCCGTTGCGGCGGAAGCGACGAGCAAGCGCGTGACGCCCGCGTTCTTCGCGGAGCACACCGTCGACGAGTTGATGAAGCAGGACGATTACACGCTCGAACAGCACGGCCGCCTCACTGACCCGATGGTGTTCGATCCGCTGACGGACAAGTACCAGCCCATTTCGTGGGACGCTGCGTATCAACTGATCGCGAAGCACCTGAAAGGGCTGGACAGCCCGCATCGGGCCGCGTTCTACACGTCGGGCCGCGCCAGCAACGAAGCTGCGTTCCTGTACCAGCTGTTCGTGCGCATGTACGGCACGAACAACTTCCCCGACTGCTCGAACATGTGCCACGAGGCGACGAGCCGCGGCCTGCCGACGACGGTCGGCATCGGCAAGGGCACGGTGCTGCTCGAAGACTTCGAGCACGCCGACACGCTGCTGATCTTCGGCCAGAACCCGGCGACGAACCATCCGCGCATGCTCAACGAACTGCGCGACGCGGCGAAGCGCGGCGCGACGATCGTGTCGATCAACCCGTTGCGCGAGCGCGGCCTGGAACGGTTCGCGAGCCCGCAGCACGTGGCGGACATGCTGACGTCGGGCGTGCAGATTGCGTCGACGTTCGTCCAGCCGAAGATCGGCGGCGACTTCGCGCTGATCAAGGGCGTGGCCAAGCGCGTGCTGGAACTCGACGACCTCGCCGTCGAACAGAACGCCGAGCGCGTGCTCGATGTCGCGTTCATCGAAGAGCACACGGCGAACTTCAACGCATTCGCTGCCGATCTGCGCGAGCAGAGCTGGGAAGCGCTCGTCGAAGAATCGGGCGTGCCGCGCGAAGACATCGAGAACCTGGCGCGCATCTACGCGAACGGCAAGCGCGTGATCTCGACGTGGGGCATGGGTATTACGCAGCACAAGCATTCCGTGCCGACGGTGCACATGCTGTCGAACCTGATGATGATGCGCGGCAATATCGGCCGTCTCGGCGCGGGCCTGTGCCCGGTGCGCGGCCACTCGAACGTGCAGGGCAACCGCACGGTCGGCATCGAGGAAAAGCCGAGCGACGCGTTTCTCGACCGCCTCGGCAAGGTGTTCGATTTCGAGCCGCCGCGCGGGCATGGCTACGACGTGGTCGAAACGATCGAAGCGATGCTCGAAGGTCACGTGAAGGTGTTCATTGGCCTGGGCGGCAACTTCTCGATTGCGACGCCCGACACGCCGCGTACGTGGGACGCGCTGCGTGCGTGCGATCTGACCGTGCACATCACGACCAAGCTGAATCGCAGCCATCTCGTGCATGGTCGCGAAGCGTTGATTCTGCCGACGCTCGGTCGCACTGAAATCGATTTGCAGAATGGCGTGGCGCAAGGCGTGACCGTCGAAGACTCGATGAGCATGGTGCACGTGTCGTACGGGATGAATACGCCTGCGTCGGCCAATCTCGTGTCGGAGACGCGTATCGTCGCGCAGATCGCCGAGGCGACGCTTGGCAGCGCGAAAGCGGACTGGCTCGGTTACGCGGATGACTACGCGAAGATTCGCGATGCGATCGAGTGGTCGGTCGACGGTTTTTACGAGTACAACAAGCGGATCGAGCAGCCGGGCGGTTTTCATTTACGCGTGGCTTCGCGCGAGCGTGACTGGAAGACTGGCACGGGGAAGGCGAACTTCGTCGTGCATCAGATTCAGCGCGATACGCCCATTCAGCGTGCCCGCAAGTTGCATGGCGAGCGTGCGATGACCTTGATGACGACGCGGTCGCATGATCAGTACAACACGACTATCTATGCGCTCGATGATCGCTATCGCGGGGTTTATAACCAGCGGCGCGTGGTGTTTGCGAATGCTGCCGATATCGCGATGCTTGGGTTCAAGGCTGGCGATTGGGTCGATATGGAAACCATCTGGGATGATGGCATCGAGCGGCGCGCTGAGCGGTTTATGCTCGTCGAGTATGACATTCCGCGTGGGTGTCTCGGGGCTTATTATCCGGAGACGAATCCGCTTGTGCCGTTGAATAGCGTTGCTGATGTTTGTAATACGCCGACTTCGAAGTCGATTCCGGTTTTGTTGTGGGCGTCTGATGCGCCTGCGGCGCGGGCTGCTTGA
- a CDS encoding PLP-dependent aminotransferase family protein: MKLYEELAKEIEGQIRRGVFRPGERVPSVRQTSQHRQISITTVLRAYLMLESKGVIQSRPQSGYFVRLGANDAPPPVQELDVSKPIAVSAQVDVSRLVLSTLRSIGSDEAVPLGSPYPDPSLYPFQKINRYAHVIGRRKTQWGVTDELPPGNPDLIRQIARRYLENGIAIDPNEIVVTVGATEAINLCLQAVAKPGDTVAVESPTFYAMLHAIERMGMRAIEVATHPREGIDLGALAQILDKRKIAACMVMPNFQNPLGFQMPDDKKRELVKLLTRHDVPVIENNVYHELYFGDVHPGALKNYDRKGLVLHCASFSKTLTSAYRIGWAMPGRYREQVEKLKFLNTLTTPSIPQLAIAEYLKQDGYEHHLRKLRKGLAQRAKLMTTMVTRFFPEGTRVSHPMGGYVLWVELPRSVDSMQLYKLALEHGITVGPGYMFSTTDGYSHCIRLNYSYAWSPEIESALVTVGKLAAASMRE, translated from the coding sequence TTGAAGCTTTACGAAGAACTGGCGAAGGAAATCGAAGGGCAGATCCGGCGCGGCGTGTTCCGTCCGGGCGAGCGCGTGCCGTCCGTGCGGCAGACCAGCCAGCACCGGCAGATCTCCATCACGACGGTGCTGCGCGCGTACCTGATGCTCGAGAGCAAGGGCGTGATCCAGAGCCGTCCGCAGTCGGGCTACTTCGTGCGGCTCGGCGCGAACGACGCGCCGCCGCCCGTGCAGGAACTCGACGTATCGAAGCCGATCGCCGTGTCGGCGCAGGTCGACGTGAGCCGGCTCGTGCTGTCCACGTTACGTTCCATCGGCAGCGACGAGGCCGTGCCGCTCGGCTCGCCGTATCCCGATCCCAGTCTGTATCCGTTCCAGAAGATCAACCGCTACGCGCATGTGATCGGCCGGCGCAAGACGCAATGGGGCGTCACCGACGAGCTGCCTCCCGGCAATCCCGACCTGATCCGGCAGATTGCGCGACGCTATCTGGAGAACGGCATCGCGATCGATCCGAACGAGATCGTCGTGACGGTCGGCGCAACGGAAGCGATCAATCTGTGCCTGCAGGCGGTCGCGAAACCGGGCGACACGGTCGCCGTCGAATCGCCCACCTTCTACGCGATGCTGCACGCCATCGAGCGCATGGGCATGCGCGCAATCGAAGTGGCGACCCATCCGCGCGAAGGCATCGACCTCGGCGCACTCGCGCAGATACTCGACAAGCGCAAGATCGCCGCGTGCATGGTGATGCCGAACTTCCAGAATCCGCTCGGCTTCCAGATGCCCGACGACAAGAAGCGCGAACTCGTCAAGCTGCTGACGCGGCACGATGTGCCTGTCATCGAGAACAACGTCTATCACGAGCTGTACTTCGGCGACGTGCATCCCGGTGCGCTGAAAAACTACGACAGGAAAGGGCTGGTGCTGCATTGCGCGTCGTTTTCGAAGACGCTTACGTCCGCGTACCGGATCGGCTGGGCGATGCCGGGCCGCTACCGCGAGCAGGTCGAGAAGCTCAAGTTCCTCAACACGCTGACCACGCCGTCCATTCCGCAACTCGCGATTGCCGAGTATCTGAAGCAGGATGGCTACGAGCATCATCTGCGCAAGCTGCGCAAGGGCCTCGCGCAGCGCGCCAAACTGATGACGACGATGGTCACGCGCTTCTTTCCCGAAGGCACGCGCGTGTCGCATCCGATGGGCGGCTACGTGCTGTGGGTCGAGCTGCCGCGCAGCGTCGATTCAATGCAGCTCTACAAGCTCGCGCTGGAGCATGGCATCACGGTTGGCCCGGGCTATATGTTCTCGACCACGGACGGGTATAGCCATTGCATCCGCTTGAATTACAGTTACGCATGGTCGCCGGAAATCGAGAGCGCGCTGGTGACGGTCGGCAAGCTGGCGGCCGCGAGCATGCGCGAATGA
- a CDS encoding Rrf2 family transcriptional regulator, whose product MNPNDAAHDKHCEDDDDDNELDPTVEQLLMLLWEASRESPDKPWSLAKISKRADLPMSTLRRYFTQLQSAGVIAVQMDEEGRGSASLTGEGLELCEALFGEP is encoded by the coding sequence GTGAATCCGAATGATGCGGCACACGACAAGCATTGCGAAGACGATGACGACGACAACGAGCTCGATCCTACTGTCGAGCAACTACTGATGCTGCTTTGGGAAGCGTCGCGTGAATCGCCCGACAAGCCATGGTCGCTCGCGAAGATCAGCAAGCGCGCCGATCTCCCGATGAGCACGCTGCGGCGCTATTTCACGCAGTTGCAGTCGGCGGGCGTGATCGCCGTGCAGATGGACGAGGAAGGGCGCGGCTCGGCGTCGCTGACGGGCGAAGGGCTGGAGCTGTGCGAGGCGCTGTTTGGCGAGCCTTGA
- a CDS encoding FUSC family protein yields the protein MRARMFTQIGREAVAALGRELAAWKPTPERALFGVEAVISVVLSVALAHLLHLPYTWWAAISGFAVMQTRFSASAQRALHRVLGTILGGLLGTLLGPIIGDRPWLFVPVLGVIGGFCVYRGNGSSASYAWVLGGITWVLVTFEAHKLIAFGPTASFAMLRVAEVCVGTFACLLVSGLFHVGISWYERRRPASKVVAAATANANAAPPTFETLRHARMVLGVQAGIAVAILAALTYTLNLPGFAQALVTTIAVMILPPTSVVVRSQKPVADKMVQRMVGCLIAGAVGIALLPLMQGQIVLSLLALAAGIWAGCHVQTGKQGASYIGRQFTIAFIMVFVQDHAWSADPHAAMLRLAGILTGIVILTCVMLLASRLSFLPVSEEATP from the coding sequence ATGCGCGCCCGCATGTTCACGCAGATCGGCCGTGAAGCCGTGGCCGCGCTCGGCCGCGAGCTTGCCGCCTGGAAGCCGACGCCCGAGCGCGCGCTGTTCGGCGTCGAAGCGGTGATCTCGGTCGTGCTGTCGGTGGCGCTCGCGCATCTGCTGCATCTGCCGTACACCTGGTGGGCCGCTATCAGCGGTTTCGCCGTGATGCAGACGCGCTTCTCGGCTTCCGCGCAACGCGCGCTGCATCGCGTGCTCGGCACCATTCTCGGCGGCCTGCTCGGCACGCTGCTGGGCCCCATCATCGGCGATCGTCCGTGGCTGTTCGTGCCCGTGCTGGGCGTGATCGGCGGCTTCTGCGTCTATCGCGGCAACGGCTCGTCGGCGTCGTATGCGTGGGTGCTGGGCGGCATCACGTGGGTGCTGGTCACGTTCGAGGCGCACAAGCTGATCGCATTCGGCCCGACGGCGTCGTTTGCGATGCTGCGCGTCGCCGAGGTGTGCGTCGGCACGTTTGCGTGCCTCCTCGTGTCGGGGCTGTTTCATGTCGGCATCAGCTGGTATGAGCGGCGACGGCCTGCGTCGAAAGTCGTCGCGGCGGCTACCGCTAACGCGAATGCCGCGCCGCCCACCTTCGAAACATTGCGCCACGCGCGCATGGTGCTGGGCGTGCAGGCGGGCATTGCGGTGGCGATTCTCGCGGCGCTCACCTACACGCTGAATCTGCCCGGCTTCGCGCAAGCGCTGGTGACGACGATCGCAGTGATGATCCTGCCGCCCACTTCCGTCGTCGTGCGCTCGCAAAAGCCCGTCGCCGACAAGATGGTGCAACGCATGGTGGGCTGCCTGATCGCGGGGGCGGTCGGGATCGCGCTTTTACCGCTGATGCAAGGCCAGATCGTGCTCTCCCTGCTCGCGCTGGCGGCAGGCATCTGGGCGGGCTGCCACGTACAGACGGGCAAGCAGGGCGCGAGCTATATCGGGCGGCAGTTCACGATCGCGTTCATCATGGTTTTCGTGCAGGACCATGCATGGTCCGCCGATCCACACGCCGCCATGCTGCGGCTCGCGGGCATCCTGACGGGCATTGTGATTCTCACGTGCGTGATGCTGCTCGCGTCGCGCCTGTCGTTTCTGCCGGTTTCGGAAGAAGCCACGCCGTAA